A window of the Zootoca vivipara chromosome 14, rZooViv1.1, whole genome shotgun sequence genome harbors these coding sequences:
- the ATOSA gene encoding atos homolog protein A — MKPDRDTLDEYFEYEAEEFLVNLALLITEGRTPEYSVKGRTEGFHCPPAQSSQPVTTKHECCDKLAQCRQARRTRSEVTLLWKNNIPIMIEVMLLPDCCYSDEGSTTEGNDLNDPAIKQDALLLERWILEPVPRQSGDRFIEEKTLLLAVRSFVFFSQLSAWLSVSHGAVPRNILYRVSAAHVDLQWTFSQTPTEHFFPVPNVSHNVALKVSVQSLPRQSNYPVLTCSIHTNLGFYEKGIEDHNVHQHCDSIKAEQCTVPTSQRACGRIMRTEGLLGVRKGPEFSTSVKNMKLYPPTGPVSDFGASESKVQCYTASVDSKRLLQEPLKSICLADSHIHNGYSSRQPLGESIPLIGCLLQERHEVIARIAQHLIHCDPATSPTLGRPYNTNDAGLVSSKVARCAYEEEGLQKKGRELFSSTADSELPSPENSNVGKPRIIPETPLSDAYVPMNQCSRQTIEETNPLISSLLQERQEVIARIAQHLIHCDPPVSHVSHPVFNVHEISSVNPKTFHTSCEEDSPLKKGKGIFSDSFSSSKLTFLEDNQKTRGKTPATPLNSFRYDVEMKLSPKSQARRKLLLAESNEVVQNTFQLSPVNRNKSQLTYTNQSCSEEDYKSELADKLESIISGCSHKSQVVKKGIAKQCSDFSSTDEVVCTDKHKDKTITSENNIPDCSNPLWDQSKIPENIKVTVTQAPDSLHRNELKRLNKDSKQPNICEQSSQLTSIENYLHRDHESFKCKNKQDKVKNEHDENEDPTDYEVQKRSQKKLVGEGLVALFEQKKNAEVLRTAPLKHVLHRNNFHHLVGTSTKAFHPRTGLPLLSSPVPERKTRSGCFDLDTSLLQLKCLSSKSPGGCIRRESDPDVHEKPFLSSSAPPVTSLSLLGNFEESVLNYRLDPLGIVDGFTAEVGASGVFCPTHMTLPVEVSFYSVSDDNAPSPYMGVIALESLGKRGYRVPPSGTIQVTLFNPNKTVVKMFVVIYDLREMPANHQTFLRQRTFSVPVRRETKRSINKENIRHAEERLLRYLIHLRFQSSKSGKIYLYRDVRLLFSRKSMEVDSGAAYELKSYTESPTNPQFSPRC, encoded by the exons ACACTCTGGATGAATACTTTGAATATGAAGCAGAGGAATTCCTCGTCAACTTAGCTTTGCTGATTACAGAAGGTAGAACACCAGAATATTCTGTGAAGGGTAGGACTGAAGGCTTCCACTGCCCTCCTGCGCAATCAAGTCAGCCCGTAACAACTAAGCATGAATGCTGTGACAAATTGGCCCAG tgtCGTCAAGCTAGGCGCACTAGGTCCGAGGTTACGTTGTTGTGGAAGAATAATATTCCGATCATGATAGAAGTTATGCTACTTCCAGACTGTTGTTACAGTGATGAAGGGTCTACTACAGAAGGAAATGACTTAAATGATCCTGCAATCAAGCAAGATGCATTGTTACTAGAAAGGTGGATTTTGGAGCCAGTTCCACGACA AAGTGGTGATCGATTTATTGAAGAGAAGACCCTCCTGTTGGCTGTCCGCTCTTTTGTGTTCTTTTCTCAGTTAAGTGCTTGGCTGAGTGTATCACATGGAGCAGTCCCTCGTAATATACTCTACAG AGTCAGTGCGGCGCATGTGGATCTTCAGTGGACATTTTCCCAGACCCCAACTGAGCATTTTTTCCCTGTTCCCAACGTTTCTCACAACGTGGCCTTGAAAGTCAGTGTCCAGTCTTTGCCTAGACAATCTAACTATCCAGTCCTGACCTGCAGTATTCACACCAACCTTGGATTTTATGAAAAGGGGATAGAAGATCATAATGTACATCAGCACTGTGATTCCATCAAGGCAGAGCAATGCACTGTGCCCACCTCACAGCGTGCTTGCGGCAGAATAATGAGGACTGAAGGTTTGCTTGGTGTGAGAAAAGGCCCTGAGTTTAGTACATCTGTTAAAAATATGAAACTTTATCCACCAACTGGGCCTGTGTCTGACTTTGGGGCATCGGAGTCTAAAGTTCAGTGCTACACGGCTTCTGTTGACAGCAAGAGGTTACTGCAGGAACCGTTAAAATCAATTTGTTTAGCTGATTCCCACATACATAATGGCTACTCTTCCCGCCAGCCATTAGGAGAGTCTATTCCTTTGATAGGCTGCTTACTCCAAGAGCGGCATGAAGTTATAGCAAGAATTGCCCAACATCTGATTCACTGTGATCCAGCAACGTCACCCACCTTAGGGAGGCCATACAACACAAATGATGCAGGTTTGGTTAGCTCAAAAGTTGCACGTTGTGCGTACGAAGAGGAGGGCTTgcagaagaaaggaagagaattgTTCTCTTCTACTGCTGACTCAGAACTTCCTTCACCAGAAAATAGCAATGTTGGAAAACCTCGAATAATACCAGAAACACCATTGTCAGATGCCTATGTTCCAATGAACCAGTGCTCTCGCCAAACTATAGAGGAAACCAACCCTCTGATAAGCTCCTTACTTCAAGAGCGGCAGGAGGTCATAGCAAGGATTGCTCAACACCTGATTCACTGTGATCCACCCGTGTCTCATGTTAGTCATCCTGTGTTTAATGTCCATGAAATTAGTTCAGTTAATCCAAAGACTTTTCACACTTCCTGTGAAGAGGACAGCCCactgaagaaaggaaagggaataTTTTCAGATTCCTTCTCTAGTTCAAAATTGACTTTCTTGGAAGACAACCAAAAAACAAGAGGTAAAACACCAGCAACCCCTTTGAATTCATTTAGATATGATGTTGAAATGAAGTTATCTCCAAAATCCCAAGCAAGAAGAAAACTCCTACTAGCAGAGTCTAATGAAGTAGTCCAAAACACATTTCAGCTGTCTCCTGTCAATAGAAATAAAAGTCAATTAACCTATACAAACCAATCATGTAGCGAAGAAGATTATAAATCTGAACTGGCAGATAAATTAGAATCTATAATTTCTGGTTGTTCCCATAAATCTCAAGTAGTAAAGAAAGGTATTGCCAAGCAATGTTCTGATTTCAGTAGCACTGATGAAGTAGTTTGCACAGATAAACATAAGGACAAAACAATCACTAGCGAAAACAACATCCCAGACTGTTCAAATCCACTGTGGGATCAGTCCAAAATACCTGAAAATATAAAAGTGACTGTAACACAGGCACCTGATAGTTTGCACAGAAATGAACTTAAGCGCTTAAACAAAGACTCTAAACAACCAAATATTTGTGAACAAAGCTCCCAGCTGACTAGTATTGAAAATTATTTACATAGAGATCATGAAAGTTTCAAATGCAAGAATAAACAAGACAAAGTGAAAAATGAACACGATGAGAATGAAGACCCAACAGACTATGAAGTTCAAAAGCGTTCTCAGAAGAAGCTGGTTGGAGAAGGCTTGGTGGCTTTGTTTGAACAAAAGAAGAATGCAGAGGTGCTG CGCACAGCACCACTCAAACATGTGTTGCATAGGAACAATTTTCACCATTTGGTTGGGACTTCTACGAAGGCTTTCCATCCTCGAACTGGATTGCCTCTACTTTCAAGTCCT gttccTGAAAGAAAAACACGATCGGGATGCTTTGATTTAGATACATCATTATTACAATTGAAATGTTTGTCCTCCAAAAG ccCAGGAGGGTGTATAAGGAGAGAGAGTGACCCAGATGTTCATGAGAAACCATTTCTAAGTTCCAGTGCACCACCTGTAACAAGTCTTAGCCTCCTTGGAAACTTTGAG GAGTCTGTACTGAACTATCGTTTGGATCCCCTGGGCATTGTAGATGGCTTCACAGCTGAAGTGGGAGCAAGTGGGGTCTTTTGTCCAACGCACATGACTCTTCCAGTTGAAGTTTCATTCTACAGCGTTTCTGATGACAATGCACCCTCTCCATATATG GGTGTAATTGCTTTAGAGTCACTTGGTAAAAGGGGTTATCGGGTACCTCCTTCAGGAACGATACAAGTG ACCTTATTTAATCCCAACAAGACTGTGGTGAAGATGTTTGTGGTGATATATGACTTACGAGAGATGCCAGCCAATCATCAAACATTCCTACGGCAAAGAACCTTTTCTGTCCCTGTGAGACGAGAAACAAAGAGAAGCATTAATAAAGAAAATATTCGACATGCTGAAGAACGACTACTACGCTACCTCATTCATCTGAG GTTCCAGAGTTCTAAGTCTGGAAAGATCTACCTCTACAGAGATGTAAGACTCCTGTTCTCTCGAAAATCCATGGAAGTTGACAGTGGCGCTGCATACGAACTCAAATCTTACACTGAATCTCCAACAAACCCTCAGTTTTCTCCCCGATGTTAG